The Nerophis ophidion isolate RoL-2023_Sa linkage group LG25, RoL_Noph_v1.0, whole genome shotgun sequence genomic sequence tttgaacataaaataccttgtctttgcagtcaattcaattgaatataagttgaaaaggatttgcaaatcattgtattgtgtttttatttaccatttacacaacgtgccaacttccctggttttgggtatTTTCGTACATTTGAATTGcagtattttattgtgaaaatcccGGTAGATTTTCATTGTTTTCACATTGCATGAAGCACAATATCTGCAGTGTGAGCAGTCACTGTTCGGACGTTGCTCCCGGCATGTGAATTATCAACCGGACTCTTGACCCGCGTCGGAACTCGTGTTGTTGTCCTCGGTGTCAGCCAGTACTTTATCCCACCGCGCTAtttacagttcgagatgccacctcagtagaagcatttaagtctcaccttaaaactaatttgtatactctagcctttaaatagactccctttttagaccagttgatctgccgtttcttttctttttcttctatgtcccactctcccttgtggagggggtccggtccgatccggtggccatgtactgctcgcctgtgtatcggctggggacatctctgcgctgctgatccgcctccgcttgtgatggtttcctgctggctccgctgtgaacgggactctcgctgctgtgttggatccgctttggactggactctcgcgactgtgttggatccattgtggagtgaactctcacagtatcatgttagacctgctcgacatccattgctttcctcctctccaaggttctcatagtcatcattgtcaccgacgtcccactgggtgtgagttttccttgcccttatgtgggcctaccgaggatgtcctagtggtttgtgcagccctttgagacactagtgatttagggctatataagtaaacattgattgattgattgattgattttctcccCTTCTCTGTGAACACACCTGCGTCGGATCCGAATAATTGGGTTGGATGCAGGGAAAGACGAGACGATCACTTTTGGGCTAgaacaatcttttttttattcTCTCTTCAGAAACAATCACTTTGAATTCAACAGTTGTTATTAAGGGCCAAAAGAAGTACGCCTCGTAATAGAAACAATATATGAACGTCGTATTAATTGGGCTCACAAACAAAGACAGAGTTAATCATTTCATTCATTAATAACATATTTATGCCTGTCCGGTATGGTTTGTACTGGGCCGTGCGGTGTTATGGGCGGCACTCACCCCTCCAAATTGCAGGTCTGTCCCCAGCGCTCCCGTCTCACTCGCTATCTACCTTTGCTTTTCTCAATCGTCACGTGACCGCGCTTCGGCGACTCGAAAGCGAAATACATGATTGCCCCGAGTTGCCGCGAAAGCCTCGTTGTTTTTAAACGACACCTTTGATGACTCTCTGGCGTCTCTGGGAGATTTGTCAAAATTCACATTAGTTTGAAAAGGTACGGTGGCTTCATCACACTTCCTGGGTGACCTCGGTGCTGAGAGACTCCACCGTGGCGGCGACGCCCTCTGGGGGTTCTGGGACGTCCCCGCTCAGATTAACGTCCATTTTCAGTTCAAAGTCGCCGGGCTTCTTGACAGGCGACTCCACTGACTTTTCAATACCGTTAACGCATCCCTCTGGGTGTGCACACTCTCCGTTCACAACTGGGAGAGAGGCCACTTCCACCACATCCTCAATATTGCCATTTTCCATCGGTGTTTCGACCTGACTCTCTGGGCAAGGCACCTCTGTCACGCAAACCTCCGCAACCACATCGGGTGGTGCTACTTCTGGTTCAACTTTAGTGCAAGAATCCCCCCCTGCAGCTGATTCCTCCTCTGAAGGCAGCTGTTCGTTTTGGACCTTCTCGGCATCCACAGTCTCAAGTCCATCCATGGTTACCGTTGTTTCAGGCTCATCTTCTTGGCCTTGATCCTCCGGTTCATCTGCGTCAACCTTCTTCTCTGGTTCTGGTTCTGGCTCAGACTCTGCGACCGGCTCTGGTTCAGACGCAAGGATTTTATCTGGCTCTGGAACTGGCTCAGCGACTCGTTCAATGACCTCTGGCTCAGTAACAATCACTGGACTCGGTTCTGGCTCTTCGGGGGCCTCCTCTGGACTGGCAGGAATAACCTCTGGTTCTTTGATGGGTTCTTCTGCTCTAGAAGCTGCAGACTCTGGTTCCGCTTCAGTTGGGACAGCGGAGGAACTGACTATAGGTGCTTCTTCCTCTGGGACTGCTATTGGCTCCTCCGTTATAGGAGCCGCCTCTCCTGGCCCTTCTAGTGCCTTTTCTGTTGATGCGGTTGTGTCCTCTTCTTCTGTTGCTATTGCTTCTTTGACTGTGACTGGTTCGTCAGATACAGAAGCAGCTTCTTCTTTGACCGAAGGTTGTTCTTCTGGTACTGGAGCTGCCTCATCTTTGACTGCCACTGGTTCTTGTAGTTCTGGAGCTACTTCTTCTTTGACAGTTACTGACACTTCTATTACCGGAGATGCTTCGTCTTTGACCGTTATTGGCTCTTCCGGTACCAAAGCGACTTCTTCCTTGACTGCGACTGTTTCTTCAACAACCGGAGCTGTTTCTGCCTTGTCTGCGACTGGTTCTTCAGGAACTGGAGCTGTTTCTGCCTTGACTGAGGCTGGTTCTTCTTGGACTGATTCTTCTGTGACTTGTACTGCAACAGTTTCTGCTTGCTCTTCCGGAGCTTTCTCTGCTTCAGTTACTGCTGCCACAGCTGAGCCCACAGCCTCTTCTTCTACGTTTCCCGATTCCGTTGTCACCTGAGCTTCTGCCGGCGGTGCAGCATCCTCCGCATTGCCAGATTCCTCAGTTGCAGTTGTTGCCGCAGCATCATCCTtcttctctttggggtcgctcaCGTCATAACCCTTCTTCTTCTTGCTCAGTTTCCCTCCCATGGTGTAACCTGTAAGAAGAGGTGACAACGATCAGGAAACTGGATAACATCGGAAGATGTCTTAATTCAATCTTAATTCAACAACTCTGGTGCACGACATGGATAACAACGTTCATTTCCACGGTCAAATTAGGTTATCTAATTCAACCTGACTGACATGAGTTGAAACCCATGTTCCTCTTGATATAAGACTCATGACCAGAGAAGCATGACACAAGTCACttaataaacaaataatgtttatttgtttttttttattttgtgcttCTGTTTGAGGAACACACAAAGTGGAACCAGATGCTAAAAGGTTATCACAAACAGGAAGTTGGTTTTGTGACATAGTTAGGACATTACTAAGGGTCTGTCTTCAAAAAGATTCAACACATTCAAAGAGCTTTACTTGATTACAATAAACCAAAGTATGGACAATTTATCCGAACAgcgttttattgttttaaatgtaaaagacaACTAGTATGTTTATAATATTCAGTCTAGACTAGTAAAATATACACCTAGAACTATACAGAGCACAAAAATACCAAACTGGTTGTACAGTCATGGTGATACCAACATATACTGTACGCATGATGAATATTCATCGGGGGATACACACTTTTCTTTGAGTTGAACAAAATGAGGATGTGCTGAACAAAGGACAGACACACATTGCAACACAATCGGACTTCCTCTCGGAGTAAAGAAAAAGGAGAACTATGCTttatttcagtggttctcaacctttttccagtgatgtaccccctttgaacatttttttaaattcaagtaccccctaatcagagaaaaaaaagatttttggttgacaaaaagagataaagaagtcaaatacagcactatgtcatcagtttctgatttattggatccactatggactgaactttcacagtctcatgttagacccgctcgacatccatggcttttggtcccctaaagggggggttgcccatataagtgaagtgaaatgaattatatttatatagcgcttttctctagtggggattcacggtggcagaggggttagtgcgtctgcctcacaatacgaaggtcctgcagtcctgggttcaaatccaggctcgggatctttctgtgtggagtttgcatgttctccccgtgaatgcgtggtacTCCGGctttttccaaagacatgcacctggggatttttttaattgaattatatttatatagcgcttttctcaagtgactcaaagcgctttacatagtgaaacccaatatctaagttccatttaaaccagtgtgggtggcactgggagcaggtgggtaaagtgtcttgcccaaggacacaacgacagtaactagggtggcacaagcgggaatcgaacctgcaaccctcaagttgctggcacggccactctaccaaccgagctatgccacctcaagggataggttgattggcaacactaaattggccctagtgtgtgaatgtgagtgtgaatgttgtctgtctatctgtgttggccctgcgatgaggtggcgacttgtccagggtgtaccccgccttccgcccgattgtagctgagataggcgccagcgccccccgcgaccccgaaagggaataagcggtaggaaatggatggatggatggattttctctactgactcaaagtgctttacattgtgaaacccaatatctaagttccatttaaagcagtgtgggtggcactgggagcaggtgggtaaagtgtcttgcccaaggacaccacggcagtgactaggatggcggaagcgggaatcgaacctggaaccctcaagctaTGCCGCCgccggcttaatttgactcaacacgagGAACCTTACCTcacccggacacggaaaggattgacagattgatggttTTTTATATGatatatgaggtcctctccaaggttctcatagtcagcattgtcaccgacgtcccactgggtgtgagttttccttgcccttatgtgggcctaccgaggatgtcgtagtggtttgtgcagtcctttgagacacttgggatttagggctatataaataaacattgattgattgattgattgaaaatattgctcttttgtagtggtctttcttcaactatttggaaaaaatatataaaagtttgcagccgagtgtgaagcgaccggaatgagaatcagcacctccaagtccgaggccatggttctcgcccggaaaagggtggagtgccatctccgggttggggaggagaccctgccccaagtggagaagttcaagtacctaggagtcttgttcacgagtgatggtgagatcgacaggtggatcggtgcggcgtcttcagtaatgcggacgttgtaccgatccgttgtggtgaagaaggagctgagccggaaggcaaagctctcaattcaccggtcgatctacgttcccatcctcacctatggtcatgagctttaggtcatggccgaaaggacaagatcacgggtacaagcggcccaaatgtggtgggtctctcccttagagatagggtgagaagctctgccatccgggaggaactcaaagtaaagccgctgctcctccacatggagaggagccagatgaggtggttcgggcatctggtcaggatgccacccgaacgcctccctagggaggtgtttagggcacgtccaaccggtaggaggccacggggaagacccaggacacgttgggaagactatgtctcccggctggcctgggaacgcctcgggatcccccgggaagagctagacgaagtggctggggagagggaagtctgggtttcactgcttaggctgctgcccccgcgacccgacctcggataagcggaagaagatggatggatggatatataaaaataactaaacatttgctgaaaaataaacaagtgattcagttataaataaagatttagcagccctttgagacactagtgatttagggctatataagtaaacattgattgattgattgatttggacacatagaagtaatcatcaacttaaagtgcaatatttggggatcgtaatagagatccatctggattcatcaacttcattctaaatatttattcacaaaaaaagaaatatttaacatcaatatttatggaacatgtccataaaaaaatctagcattgttgtatttttttccacagtttatgaaccagcattcgtattttgttgaagtattattcaataaatatattcataaaggattgtTTAATCGTTGCTATTttctaatatttaaaaaaaaagaatcacgtaccccttggcataccttcaagtacccccaggggtacgcgtccccccatttgagaaccactgctttatttCATTGGACAGGCTGTCTCTCAGCTGAGTTTGGAGAAGCCTTCCTGATTCAAAGTATTTATCCAAAGATCGTCTTGGTCTAATTGTAATGAGGATTGATGTACTTGGCAAGAATATGCATATTTGATGACACAATCTGGCGAGCAGGATTTTAAACAAAGAGTATTCAAAGTATCTAACAAGATGCGGACCATAAATGGTTCTATTGTGATCCACGGACTATTTATGGTACGCGGCTTGTTTATTGTTGACTCTTGGACATGTTCTAAAAACAAAATGATTCATTATTACTGACATATAACAAAGGTGTCCAAACCACAGGCCGCGGGGCCAAATTGAACACACCGCTGCGAGAGATCATGAGTTTGAAAAGTAATCTGGCCACAGGGAGATTTCAAGTCAACTTAAAAGCTATTTTAAATGCTACTGATCTGTTGTCGGCTTGTGGACCGCGTGAGTGATTTAGGTCTGCGACAACTTATTATTTGGATTAAATCAAGTGCAGCATTCACTTATACAACCCAATGCAAATAACCTTCCCTAATCATAGTGCAAAAAAAACTCATAATgcctgtcatggtccacgtcttggaccatgacatattctggttttctttctgttttgttatcatcctgtgttgtattCGACGTCTTGTGtttggtttctgttgtcatggttactcatttagtgtcacctgtttcttgcttgtcgtcacgcacctgatttgattaattatctccttatttaaaaccgcccttgtttgtcattcgttctcggactatagtttgctacatgcaacaagtgacatcgctcttcccgcattgtggtaattaTCTTCTTTCACccgttagcttccatgctattttgtttgtttacttgtccctagtttacatactagcgctttctgttcattccagcttccacgctagttctgttttaTTTTGTCTGTAGTACCTATGTGGCCgtatttctgttattagtttgtttttgtagttaggaataaatcCTCATTCCTTccttaacgctgtgttccatctctgctgcaccacgagaatgcaagcacacgccacgatgccacccagacgtcaccatgccaacagacatggtcacacatgacATGATATAATATGATAAAAACGTTCATgtaccattatttttttttctagaattACACCCATTTCATTACAAAGCATGGGTGATGTAGGTCTGCGACAACTTATTCTTTAAAGGAAATCAAGCGCAGTATTTATTTATACAACCCAACGCAATTAACATTccctagtccatccatccatccatttcctaccgcttattccctttcagggttgcgtggggtgctggcgcctatcccagctacaatcgggcggaagtcgccacctcatcacagggccaacacagatagacagacaacattccctagtcattgtgcaaaaaaaaaaaaaaatcgaaccaACACAAAATTCCAACAGATATGACACAATTTAACACAACTTGtgtatattataaaaaaacatccatGCACCATTAGAAAAATTCTGAGTTACACCCATTTAAAGCATGAGATTGAAAACACTATCTCCACTCTTGTTTATgattggcgcattttagctgattTATATTTCTGACTGATTAccaaactttaaggaggttgtcataGAAGTAAAACACTTTCACATAATctccaattgattgattgattgatacttttattagtagattgcacagttcagtacatattccgtacaattgaccactaaatggtaacaccccaataagtttttcaacttgtttaagtcggggtccacgttaatcaattcatggaacaaatatatactatcaacataatacagtcatcacacaagttaatcatcatagtatatacattgaattatttacattatttacaatccggggggtgggatgagaagctttggttgatatcagaacttcagtcatcaacaattgcatcaacagagaaatgtggacattgaaacagtgtaggtgtgacttagtaggatatgtacagccagcagagaacatagtgagttcacatagcataagaacaagtatatacattagaagtacatttgagttgtttataatccggggagatgggatgtgaatggaggagggtattagtaaagtgttgttttagagcgcttttgaaggaatatagagatgcacttacttttaaacctgttgggagtgcattccacattgatgtggcatagaaagagaatgagttaagacctttgttagatcggaatctgggtttaacgtggtttgtggagctccccctggtgttgtggttatggcggtcatttacgttaaggaagtagtttgacatgtacttcggtatcaaggaggtgtagcggattttatagactaggctcagtgcaagttgtttgactctgtcctccaccctgagccagcccactttggagaagtgggttggattgaggtgtgatctggggtggaggtctaaaagtaaccggactagcttattctgggatgtttggagtctagatttgagggttttggaggtgctggggtaccaggaggtgcgagcgtaatcgaagaagggttgaatgagagttcctgctagaatcctcaaggtgcttttgttgagcagagaggagattctgtagaggaatctcgttctttggttgacctttttgatcaccttggttgccattttatcacaggaaagattactctctagaatggaacctaggtataTCAGTTATTAATCAGTTATcaattttgtgtatatatatatatatatattcagtaggTCAGGTAAAACACAGAGGTTATGTCATCCCTAAAAGCCCGCTGTGCAGATTTCcccgctcttcaggggattttcttCAGGAAAAATCCCCAGAAGAGCGGGGAAACCTGCGAAACCGGCGTTACATggggcagcatggcgtagtgggtagagcggccgtgccagaaacctgagggttgcaggttcgcttcccacctattgaaatccaaattgctgccgttgtgtccttgggcaggacacttcaccctttgcccccggtgccgctcacacaggtgaatgaatgatgaatgaatgattgattgGTGGTGGCCGGAGGGgtcgtaggtgcaaactggcagccacgcttccgtcagtctaccccagtctacagatgtagcttaccaccaccaggtgtgaatgaatgatgggttcccacttgtctgtgagcgctttgactatctaacaatagaaaagcgcgatataaatgtaatccattattattattattattagttgatGCTAAGCTATCTAAAGAAAACGTCTTCGCTTTGTGAAATTTGTGCAAAAAAATCAAAGGCTTCGAAATGGTTACAATATTTAATCGCGATTGATCGCATTTTCTCCATAGTTAACTCGTCATCAATCtcgattaatcacattttatcCGGGTACCACATTTTGTGCATTAAATCGATGTAACGGTCAGtcgatgctaagttagctaaagAAAACGTTAACGTCTTAACTTAGTAAAATGTGTCCTTCATCCTTCAACTTTTTTGTTACACGgataaaatgtgattaatcgaGATTAATTACTAGTTAACTATGGAAatgcgattaatcgtgattaattgtGAGTTAACGATGGAGAAAATGCGATAATCGCGTTTAAATACTGTAACTGTTTTGATGCTTTaattaaattagttttttttacatacatttcACAAAGCTAAGACGTTAACATTTTCTTCAGATGGCTTAGCATCGACTGACCATTGCATCGGATTTAATGTATAAAATGTGTCCCTCATCCTTCAACTTTTTCGGTTCCCGGACAAAATGTAATTAATCAAAATTAATTACCAGTTAACTATGGAgaaaatgtgaataatgccgaTTAAATAATGTAACCGCTTTGACGCTTTAAATagtaggtttttttttacacaaatttcacAAAGCTAAGACGTTAACATTTTCATTAGATAGTTTAGCATTGACTGACCATTACATCGGATTGAAAATGTGTCCCTCATCCTTCAACTTATTCGGTACCTGGATAAAATGGGATCAATCGAGATTAATGACGAGTTAACTATGGATAAAATGCGATTAATTGTCATTAAGTACTTTAACCGTTTTGAATctttacgtttttttttacacaaatttcacAAAACTAAGACATTAACGTTTTCTTTCCATAGCTTAGCAAAATGCGATCAATCCcagttaattatgagttaacaaTGGGGAAAATGTGATTAATCCCGATTAATTATTGTAACCATTTTGAGGCTTTATTTAGTAGTTTTCTTTATAAAAATTTCACACAGCTAAGACGTTAACGTTTTCTTTAGATAGCTTTGCATTGACTGACCATTGTATTGGATTTAAAGTACAAAATGCGTCCTACATCCTTCAACGTTTTCAGTACCCTGATAAAACGTGATTAATCGggattaattacgagttaactatGGAGAAAATGTGATTAATGGTGATTGAATAATGTAACCGCTTATAAGCTTTTAATtgtagggttttttttacacacatttcaCAAAGCTAAGACGTTAACATTTTCATTAGATAGCTTAGCATTGACTGACCATTACATCGGATTTAAAATGTGTCCCTCATCCTTCAATTTATTCGGTACCTGGATAAAATGGGATCAATCGAGATTAATGACGAGTTAACTATGGATGAAATGTGATTAATTGCCATTAAGTACTTCAACCGTTTTGAATctttacgtttttttttacacaaatttcacAAAACTAAGACATTAACGTTTTTTTTCGATAGTTTAGCAAAATGCGATTAATCCcagttaattatgagttaacaaTGGGGAAAATGTGATTAATCCCGATTAATTATTGTAACCATTTTGAGGCTTTATTTAGTAGTTTTCTTTATAAAAATTTCACACAGCTAAGACGTTAACATTTTCTTTAGATAG encodes the following:
- the si:dkey-56m19.5 gene encoding proteoglycan 4 encodes the protein MGGKLSKKKKGYDVSDPKEKKDDAAATTATEESGNAEDAAPPAEAQVTTESGNVEEEAVGSAVAAVTEAEKAPEEQAETVAVQVTEESVQEEPASVKAETAPVPEEPVADKAETAPVVEETVAVKEEVALVPEEPITVKDEASPVIEVSVTVKEEVAPELQEPVAVKDEAAPVPEEQPSVKEEAASVSDEPVTVKEAIATEEEDTTASTEKALEGPGEAAPITEEPIAVPEEEAPIVSSSAVPTEAEPESAASRAEEPIKEPEVIPASPEEAPEEPEPSPVIVTEPEVIERVAEPVPEPDKILASEPEPVAESEPEPEPEKKVDADEPEDQGQEDEPETTVTMDGLETVDAEKVQNEQLPSEEESAAGGDSCTKVEPEVAPPDVVAEVCVTEVPCPESQVETPMENGNIEDVVEVASLPVVNGECAHPEGCVNGIEKSVESPVKKPGDFELKMDVNLSGDVPEPPEGVAATVESLSTEVTQEV